A window of the Pyrodictium abyssi genome harbors these coding sequences:
- a CDS encoding ABC transporter ATP-binding protein, whose translation MRGIVKVYPDGTVALRGVDLRLEPGEIHGLLGENGAGKTTLMKILAGFLRPTRGEIILRGRRVRFRSAADALRHGIGMVHQHLSLVPVFTAYENIVLGLSGRELRGARERVERLMRETGLEVPLDDVVEELPFGVRQRIEILRMLFREVDVLILDEPTTNLTPIETRELFRALRRLRDSGKTIVFITHKLREVMEIADRITVMRRGRVVGSMSREEAEPRKLARMMVGREVVFRIEKPPARPGEPVLRVEDLWVRGEHGRWAVRGVSFEVRRGEIFGIAGVEGNGQAELVEAITGLRRAERGRVLLVGRDVTNLPPSELYKLGLAHIPEDRRRTGLVLDMSVAENSILGIHRWSRFLRSLGLVDWGSVSSHAGRIVEEYEVVAPGLRSPVRHLSGGNQQKLLVGRELSKDPLVVVAAQPTRGLDVAATEYIRRLLVRLRNEGRAVLLVSADTDEVMQLSDRVAVMYEGRFVAVVRPEELTEERLGLLMGGAVEAAQAEQG comes from the coding sequence ATGCGGGGTATAGTGAAGGTCTACCCGGACGGTACTGTGGCTCTCCGTGGTGTCGACCTCCGGCTTGAGCCGGGGGAGATTCACGGGCTTCTGGGCGAGAATGGTGCTGGGAAGACTACGCTGATGAAGATACTGGCTGGGTTTCTCCGCCCGACCCGTGGCGAGATAATCCTCCGGGGGAGGCGTGTCCGGTTCCGCTCTGCCGCGGACGCGCTCCGCCACGGCATCGGGATGGTGCACCAGCACCTCTCGCTCGTCCCCGTGTTTACGGCCTACGAGAACATCGTGCTGGGGCTTAGCGGCCGGGAGCTGCGGGGCGCCCGGGAGCGGGTCGAGAGGCTGATGCGGGAGACCGGGCTCGAGGTCCCGCTCGACGATGTGGTTGAGGAGCTGCCCTTCGGTGTGAGGCAGAGGATAGAGATTCTCCGCATGCTGTTCCGCGAGGTGGACGTGCTTATCCTGGACGAGCCGACTACGAACCTCACCCCGATCGAGACCCGGGAGCTGTTCCGCGCTCTCCGCAGGCTGCGTGACAGCGGGAAGACGATAGTGTTCATCACGCATAAGCTCCGCGAGGTAATGGAGATCGCGGACCGGATTACCGTGATGCGCCGGGGCCGGGTAGTCGGCAGCATGTCCCGTGAGGAGGCAGAGCCCCGGAAGCTAGCCCGGATGATGGTCGGCCGCGAGGTCGTGTTCAGGATAGAGAAGCCCCCGGCCCGGCCCGGCGAGCCGGTGCTCCGGGTGGAGGACCTCTGGGTCCGGGGCGAGCACGGCCGCTGGGCGGTGCGGGGAGTCAGCTTCGAGGTGCGCCGTGGCGAGATCTTCGGCATAGCCGGGGTGGAGGGGAACGGCCAGGCAGAGCTGGTCGAGGCTATCACGGGGCTACGCCGGGCTGAGCGGGGCCGCGTGCTTCTCGTGGGCCGGGATGTGACTAACCTGCCTCCCTCCGAGCTATACAAGCTGGGCCTCGCCCACATACCGGAGGACCGGCGTAGGACGGGGCTTGTCCTCGACATGAGTGTCGCGGAGAACAGTATCCTGGGCATCCACCGGTGGAGCCGGTTCCTCCGCAGCCTCGGCCTCGTGGACTGGGGCAGCGTATCCAGCCACGCCGGGAGGATAGTCGAGGAGTACGAGGTGGTGGCGCCGGGCCTCCGTAGCCCCGTCCGCCACCTCAGCGGCGGCAACCAGCAAAAGCTACTGGTGGGCCGCGAACTCTCGAAGGACCCGCTGGTCGTGGTGGCGGCTCAGCCCACGAGGGGCCTCGACGTCGCGGCCACGGAGTACATCCGCAGGCTCCTCGTCAGGCTGCGCAACGAGGGCCGAGCGGTCCTACTCGTCTCGGCCGACACGGACGAGGTTATGCAGCTCAGCGACAGAGTGGCGGTCATGTACGAGGGCAGGTTCGTGGCCGTGGTGAGGCCGGAGGAGCTGACCGAGGAGCGGCTAGGCCTCCTAATGGGCGGCGCGGTGGAGGCCGCCCAGGCAGAGCAGGGCTAG
- a CDS encoding ABC transporter permease: MAARTPVWLRDALMRLGETAIALAAGIVVGAAIMWLSGYDPWEAYRYLLESSVLDSYSLTMTLSFAAPIMLTGITFAVGVRAGLFNIGAEGQLYMGALGAVLVAYAAHRGLGFLDSPLGTVAALLLGAGLASLWGLAAALLKVRRGVHEVVSTIMLNWIAFWLAEYMRVYVVYDPHDPSKTVQVPPGARLPLLASGTELSASLLISLGFTVFTYVLLWHMVYGYELRAAGLNPHAASYGGISVERMMVLAFLVGAVAAGLAGAGEVLGRPPHYAITTGLSNLAGLGFDGITVALIGANHPLGIIGASVLVGALKAGAKGMQIYAHVPLEMVRIVEGVIIIALAVPGTLRLISEYRRRRLQLARVEQAKTPGEGAGSHA, translated from the coding sequence ATGGCCGCGCGTACGCCCGTCTGGCTCCGCGACGCGCTCATGAGGCTAGGCGAGACGGCGATAGCGCTAGCCGCGGGTATAGTCGTCGGCGCGGCTATAATGTGGCTTAGCGGCTACGACCCCTGGGAGGCGTACCGCTACCTCCTCGAGTCTAGCGTTCTCGACAGCTACTCGCTCACAATGACACTGAGCTTCGCAGCCCCGATAATGCTCACCGGTATCACTTTCGCGGTAGGCGTCCGGGCAGGCCTCTTCAACATAGGCGCTGAGGGCCAGCTCTACATGGGCGCCCTGGGCGCGGTACTCGTAGCATACGCCGCACACAGAGGCCTAGGCTTCCTGGACAGCCCCCTCGGCACGGTTGCCGCGCTGCTGCTGGGCGCAGGTCTGGCCTCGCTCTGGGGGCTAGCCGCCGCGCTGCTGAAGGTGCGGCGCGGCGTCCACGAGGTAGTATCCACGATAATGCTGAACTGGATAGCGTTCTGGCTAGCCGAGTACATGAGAGTCTACGTGGTATACGACCCTCACGACCCCTCCAAGACCGTCCAGGTGCCGCCGGGCGCCCGGCTCCCGCTGCTCGCCAGCGGCACCGAGCTGTCGGCAAGCCTGCTCATATCCCTGGGCTTCACGGTGTTCACCTACGTGCTGCTATGGCACATGGTGTACGGCTACGAGCTGCGCGCGGCCGGCCTCAACCCGCACGCAGCCAGCTACGGCGGGATAAGCGTGGAGCGTATGATGGTGCTCGCTTTCCTCGTCGGCGCGGTGGCTGCGGGACTTGCGGGCGCGGGCGAGGTGCTGGGGAGGCCGCCACACTACGCGATAACCACGGGGCTCAGCAACCTGGCGGGCCTAGGCTTCGACGGGATAACCGTCGCCTTGATCGGCGCGAACCACCCGCTCGGCATCATAGGCGCCTCGGTCCTGGTTGGCGCGCTGAAGGCCGGCGCCAAGGGCATGCAGATCTACGCCCATGTCCCGCTCGAGATGGTGCGCATAGTAGAGGGCGTGATAATCATAGCCCTGGCTGTGCCGGGCACGCTCCGCCTCATATCCGAGTACCGGCGTAGGAGGCTCCAGCTAGCCCGCGTAGAGCAGGCCAAGACGCCGGGAGAGGGGGCTGGGAGCCATGCCTGA
- a CDS encoding ABC transporter permease, translating into MPEPGILLDFIRGVLYAMTPILLTAVGEIVAERAGVVNIGLEGIIMLGALAGAMASEAAGSPWAGLAAGLLVGAALGLLHAVLTVYLKGDHIIPGVGVNTLAYGLVPYMIIVYWHTAGQHQVPEYARVPHIAGISPVTVAAIAIAVATWYVLFRTSLGLKLRAVGENPEAADTVGVRVERLQTAAVVYGGMLAGLAGAFMSIDWLSTVTKEIAAGRGFISLALVVFSNWNPLLALGGATLFGFFDTLREWVKVLPGVKGLVPDTLLNTIPYIVTLAAVAGVLHRVRPPSHVGMPYRRE; encoded by the coding sequence ATGCCTGAGCCGGGTATACTCCTGGACTTCATCCGGGGAGTACTCTACGCGATGACGCCGATACTGCTGACGGCTGTGGGCGAGATAGTTGCCGAGAGGGCCGGCGTAGTCAACATAGGGCTTGAGGGTATCATAATGCTCGGCGCCCTAGCCGGCGCGATGGCCAGCGAGGCGGCGGGGAGCCCCTGGGCCGGCCTAGCAGCGGGCCTACTTGTCGGCGCAGCGCTGGGTCTGCTTCACGCGGTGCTCACCGTCTACCTCAAGGGCGACCACATAATCCCGGGCGTGGGCGTGAACACGCTCGCCTACGGCCTGGTACCCTACATGATCATCGTCTACTGGCACACAGCCGGGCAGCACCAGGTGCCCGAGTACGCCCGTGTCCCCCACATAGCCGGGATAAGCCCCGTCACGGTAGCGGCGATAGCCATAGCGGTGGCTACGTGGTACGTGCTGTTCCGCACCAGCCTCGGCCTCAAGCTGCGAGCCGTCGGCGAGAACCCGGAGGCAGCCGACACGGTGGGTGTGCGGGTCGAGAGGCTCCAGACAGCCGCGGTGGTCTACGGCGGCATGCTGGCGGGGCTCGCCGGCGCCTTCATGAGCATCGACTGGCTCAGCACCGTGACCAAGGAGATAGCCGCGGGCAGGGGCTTCATCTCGCTAGCCCTGGTGGTGTTCAGCAACTGGAACCCGCTGCTAGCGCTCGGCGGCGCAACGCTATTCGGGTTCTTCGACACGCTCCGCGAGTGGGTAAAAGTGCTCCCAGGCGTCAAGGGATTGGTGCCCGACACGCTGCTGAACACGATACCCTACATAGTCACCCTAGCAGCAGTCGCCGGGGTACTCCACCGCGTGAGGCCGCCGAGCCACGTAGGCATGCCCTACCGCCGCGAGTAG
- a CDS encoding gamma-glutamylcyclotransferase family protein: MIELLFVYGSLHRRGSAHRLMRGARLLGPALLRGYTLAVLEGYPAALPCRPQACCVVEGELYAVPAWLLPELDRYEGPLYERRMLTVEHGGGTARAWVYVARARAAWGPLMARWRGTERGKRPGEVLLGYSRR; encoded by the coding sequence GTGATAGAGCTTCTATTCGTCTACGGCTCGCTCCACCGCCGCGGCAGCGCCCACAGGCTGATGCGGGGCGCAAGGCTCCTGGGGCCAGCGCTGCTCCGCGGCTATACGCTCGCAGTGCTGGAGGGCTACCCCGCGGCACTGCCGTGCCGCCCCCAGGCCTGCTGCGTTGTGGAGGGCGAGCTCTACGCGGTGCCCGCGTGGCTCCTACCAGAGCTGGACCGCTACGAGGGCCCGCTCTATGAGAGGAGGATGCTAACAGTGGAGCACGGCGGCGGGACGGCCCGGGCATGGGTCTACGTGGCCCGGGCCCGGGCAGCCTGGGGCCCGCTCATGGCCCGCTGGAGGGGAACAGAGAGGGGAAAGAGGCCCGGGGAGGTGTTGTTGGGCTACTCGCGGCGGTAG
- a CDS encoding L-threonylcarbamoyladenylate synthase encodes MARPRVIRVDPQRPDPAAVEEAARVVREGGLVVYPTDTVYGLGADPFSREAVLRVYRAKERPLGRPLPVLVSGPEAAARLARVTPEARRLMDRFWPGALTIVLEAQPGLPPELHGGTGRIGVRMPAHPVALELIRASGGALVGTSANLHGRPSPRTAGEALEQLDGRVDIVLDAGPAPGGKPSTVVDLTTQPPKILRKGPVTREELEEALGTTVEG; translated from the coding sequence GTGGCGAGGCCCCGGGTTATCAGGGTAGACCCCCAGCGCCCCGACCCCGCCGCGGTAGAGGAGGCGGCCAGGGTGGTCAGGGAGGGCGGCCTAGTAGTCTACCCCACGGACACCGTCTACGGGCTCGGAGCTGACCCCTTCAGCCGCGAGGCCGTGCTCCGGGTCTACCGGGCCAAGGAGAGGCCCCTGGGTAGGCCCCTGCCAGTCCTAGTCTCGGGCCCCGAGGCCGCTGCGAGGCTCGCCCGGGTCACGCCGGAGGCCCGGAGGCTGATGGACCGGTTCTGGCCCGGAGCCCTCACCATAGTCCTAGAGGCCCAGCCCGGCCTCCCCCCGGAGCTCCACGGCGGCACCGGTAGGATAGGCGTGCGGATGCCTGCGCACCCGGTGGCGCTGGAGCTGATACGCGCCTCGGGCGGCGCACTGGTGGGCACGAGTGCTAACCTCCACGGCCGGCCGAGTCCCCGGACGGCGGGGGAGGCGCTAGAGCAGCTAGACGGGCGCGTGGACATAGTGCTCGACGCAGGCCCAGCGCCCGGCGGCAAACCCTCCACGGTGGTAGACCTCACGACGCAGCCGCCCAAGATACTGAGGAAGGGCCCAGTGACGCGCGAGGAGCTGGAGGAGGCGCTGGGCACCACGGTCGAGGGCTAG
- a CDS encoding DUF1648 domain-containing protein, which produces MGKGPRGRPALEPRGRRLVLAALEVLALFTAVAVLLYPLLPDRVPVHYSWGWRPSGTGSKAELLESAVEIMAVGAAVDVLLYFFAMVSPEVPLMALPLSLGLGMLALSTVVLGLCTPPG; this is translated from the coding sequence ATAGGCAAGGGGCCCCGCGGCAGACCAGCGCTGGAACCGCGGGGCAGGAGGCTAGTACTAGCCGCCCTAGAGGTCCTCGCCTTATTTACGGCAGTTGCTGTGCTGCTCTACCCCTTGCTCCCCGACAGGGTCCCGGTGCACTACTCCTGGGGCTGGCGGCCCAGCGGCACGGGCTCCAAGGCCGAGCTCCTGGAGTCGGCTGTGGAGATAATGGCTGTAGGGGCTGCCGTGGATGTGCTGCTCTACTTCTTCGCCATGGTGAGCCCCGAGGTCCCGCTGATGGCGCTCCCGCTATCGCTCGGCCTAGGCATGCTAGCGTTGAGCACAGTTGTCCTCGGGCTCTGCACGCCGCCGGGCTAG
- a CDS encoding ATP-binding protein, whose protein sequence is MTLFVDRRRELGWLEEHWRSGRAELLLVYGRRRVGKTRLVWEWMKGRRVFYFVAEEVPEQRLLEKLSRELAEFTGDELLGERPFTSWRQVFLYLARLAERERIGFIIDEFQYAAASSPGLLSTLQAVWDTRLSGTRAFILLMGSLVSFSEGVLSQRSPLYGRLTGVMRLQPLGPLEARCFVPGWAPCDALRLYGVFGGVPGYLAEVDPGESLWENVERLLLRPNARFLDEARYLLREELREVTRYYAVLEAIAGGATGYGEIASRSGVPGESLSKYLRVLEEMGLVERIAPVIGRGRARYRVADRFLEFWFRYIPRHRAAIELGLSRRVVEAVRRDFEASLAPRVWEEALASMVAAMARSGELEIVPTRMGPWWHRGMEIDLVAVDETVEPPRLLVAEAKWSDLTAKEARRELDRLRAKTQHLPVKPSQVLYVLAARALRGQPSLLPDERVLTLEDYERLSREACSPGAGGDTH, encoded by the coding sequence GTGACGCTGTTCGTTGACCGTAGGCGGGAGCTAGGCTGGCTCGAGGAGCACTGGAGGAGCGGCCGCGCCGAGCTGCTACTGGTCTACGGGCGCCGCCGGGTCGGGAAGACCCGGCTCGTGTGGGAGTGGATGAAGGGGCGCCGGGTCTTCTACTTCGTCGCCGAGGAGGTGCCGGAGCAGAGGCTCCTAGAGAAGCTCAGCCGCGAGCTAGCCGAGTTCACGGGGGACGAGCTGCTCGGGGAGAGGCCGTTTACCAGCTGGAGGCAGGTGTTCCTCTACCTGGCCCGGCTCGCCGAGAGGGAGAGGATAGGCTTCATAATCGACGAGTTCCAGTACGCCGCGGCCTCTAGCCCCGGGCTCCTATCCACCCTGCAGGCTGTCTGGGACACCAGGCTCTCCGGGACAAGGGCGTTCATCCTGCTCATGGGGAGCCTTGTCTCCTTCAGCGAGGGCGTGCTGTCCCAGCGTAGCCCCCTCTACGGCCGGCTAACCGGGGTGATGCGGCTCCAGCCCCTCGGGCCCTTGGAGGCCAGGTGCTTCGTCCCCGGCTGGGCTCCGTGCGACGCTCTCCGCCTCTACGGCGTCTTCGGCGGAGTCCCCGGCTACCTAGCCGAGGTGGACCCGGGCGAGAGCCTCTGGGAGAACGTCGAGAGGCTCCTCTTGAGGCCCAACGCCAGGTTCCTAGACGAGGCCCGGTATCTGCTCAGGGAGGAGCTACGCGAGGTGACCCGCTACTACGCGGTACTAGAGGCCATAGCGGGCGGTGCTACGGGCTACGGCGAGATAGCCTCGCGGAGCGGCGTCCCCGGGGAGAGCCTCTCCAAGTACCTGAGGGTGCTAGAGGAGATGGGCCTAGTGGAGCGCATAGCCCCGGTCATCGGGAGGGGCAGGGCCCGGTACCGGGTCGCCGACCGGTTCCTCGAGTTTTGGTTCCGCTACATACCCCGCCACCGGGCCGCCATAGAGCTGGGCCTCTCCAGGAGGGTGGTCGAGGCGGTCAGGAGGGACTTCGAGGCCAGCCTGGCGCCCCGGGTCTGGGAAGAGGCCCTCGCCTCCATGGTGGCGGCTATGGCGCGCAGCGGAGAACTAGAGATAGTCCCCACCAGGATGGGGCCCTGGTGGCACCGGGGCATGGAGATAGACCTGGTGGCGGTTGACGAGACTGTGGAGCCTCCACGGCTCCTCGTGGCCGAGGCTAAGTGGTCCGATCTCACAGCCAAGGAGGCCCGTAGGGAGCTAGACCGGCTGAGGGCGAAAACCCAGCACCTCCCCGTGAAGCCGTCCCAGGTCCTCTACGTGCTGGCCGCCCGGGCGCTGCGGGGCCAGCCGAGCCTACTACCCGACGAGCGCGTGCTAACGCTCGAGGACTACGAGAGGCTCAGCCGCGAGGCATGCAGCCCGGGAGCCGGGGGCGACACCCATTAG
- a CDS encoding copper-translocating P-type ATPase, which produces MLPGRGGPGTAGTAGRKKSMRITVDEQRQAAMKLRVLGMHCANCAVTIEKALRRVRGVKRASVNFATGEAVVELDPSAASLGEIVRAVRDAGYDVYREEAVLIVENLSTPSDELTVENRLSRIPGVVEARALHAAKKVIVAYNPLAVTVDEIREQLESMGYRVARVAAEETGLEDIEQRIAEREVAELKRLVLLTLPPSIALGLLMYLGRPLLGLPKHVVDLAGLLVATFVLAVGGRRFFAGAARSLRNLSAGMDTLVVLGSGAAYVLSIAAMLGLLESETYFEAPAFIVSFILLGRLIEAKMKLRTGEAVRKLLELQPPVARLVRNGTEEGVPLSRVRVGDLVAVKLGERIPVDGVVEEGHGYVDESMVTGEPVPVEKKPGSPVIAGTLLTTGYLRVRVTRVGRDTVLAQIVKLVRQAQAGKPPIQRLVDRVAGVFAWLVMGIAVATFTYWYLVEGLPLGKALVFLASVLLIACPCALGLASPLAVVAGLGHAARRGVVIRNVECVEKAAKLTMVVFDKTGTLTVGRPEVVEVKAYGLPEDQLLALAAAAEKRSEHPIARSIVEAASRAGAEPPELESFTPIPGQGVVAVVSGRTVAVGNEKLMKGFEVDTSRAEKDAERLRELGATIVYVAVDGQLAGILAVADKPRPHAREVIETLRRMGLRVAMLTGDNRTTAHAVARQLGIDHVIAEASPEDKADEIRRLQRSGEVVAMVGDGVNDAASLAQADVGIAMGRGTDIAKEAGDIVLVRDDLRGVITAIRAARGIYRLIKLNLLWAFLYNATLIPIAAGALYSSHGVMLRPEAAAAAMALSSISVTLNTLILSKRIIR; this is translated from the coding sequence GTGCTCCCGGGTAGGGGTGGCCCCGGCACGGCAGGCACAGCCGGCAGGAAGAAGAGCATGAGGATAACTGTTGATGAGCAGCGACAGGCGGCTATGAAGCTGCGTGTGCTCGGCATGCACTGTGCGAACTGCGCCGTGACGATCGAGAAGGCTCTGCGCAGAGTAAGGGGCGTCAAAAGGGCCTCGGTGAACTTCGCCACCGGGGAGGCAGTGGTCGAGCTCGACCCCTCGGCAGCGAGCCTCGGGGAGATAGTAAGGGCTGTGCGCGACGCTGGCTACGACGTCTACCGCGAGGAAGCCGTGCTCATAGTCGAGAATCTTAGCACGCCCAGCGACGAGCTCACAGTAGAGAACCGGCTGTCAAGGATACCGGGCGTCGTCGAGGCTAGGGCCCTCCACGCCGCCAAGAAGGTGATAGTGGCCTACAACCCCCTAGCAGTGACTGTCGACGAGATACGGGAGCAGCTAGAGTCGATGGGCTACCGCGTGGCGAGGGTCGCGGCCGAGGAGACAGGTCTCGAGGACATCGAGCAGAGGATAGCAGAGCGCGAGGTCGCCGAGCTGAAGCGGCTCGTGCTCCTCACCCTCCCGCCCTCGATTGCACTGGGCCTGCTAATGTACCTGGGTAGGCCCCTGCTGGGTCTCCCCAAGCACGTGGTCGACCTCGCGGGCCTCCTGGTAGCCACGTTCGTGCTAGCGGTCGGAGGGCGCAGGTTCTTCGCCGGCGCAGCTAGGTCGCTGAGGAACCTGTCGGCCGGCATGGATACCCTTGTAGTCCTCGGCAGCGGCGCCGCCTATGTCCTCAGTATAGCTGCTATGCTAGGCCTCCTGGAGTCCGAGACGTACTTCGAGGCACCAGCATTCATAGTCTCCTTCATACTGCTGGGCAGGCTCATTGAGGCGAAGATGAAGCTGCGTACCGGCGAGGCGGTCCGGAAGCTGCTCGAGCTACAGCCCCCGGTAGCGAGGCTGGTAAGGAATGGAACCGAGGAGGGGGTTCCGCTAAGCCGTGTCCGTGTCGGAGACCTAGTCGCCGTGAAGCTTGGCGAGCGGATACCGGTCGACGGCGTCGTCGAGGAGGGCCACGGCTACGTTGACGAGTCGATGGTGACCGGCGAGCCCGTACCCGTGGAGAAGAAGCCAGGCAGCCCCGTGATAGCCGGGACCCTGCTAACGACGGGCTACCTCCGTGTCCGCGTAACGCGCGTAGGCCGGGACACAGTGCTCGCCCAGATAGTCAAGCTCGTGAGGCAGGCCCAGGCCGGCAAACCCCCGATACAGCGCCTCGTCGACAGAGTCGCTGGCGTGTTCGCGTGGCTCGTCATGGGGATCGCGGTGGCGACATTCACCTACTGGTACCTCGTGGAGGGCCTGCCGCTCGGAAAGGCACTCGTCTTCCTCGCCTCCGTGCTGCTCATCGCCTGCCCCTGCGCCCTAGGCCTAGCCTCACCCCTAGCAGTGGTCGCAGGGCTCGGCCACGCTGCGAGACGCGGCGTGGTGATAAGGAACGTCGAGTGCGTAGAGAAGGCGGCCAAGCTGACAATGGTTGTCTTCGATAAGACGGGTACCCTCACAGTCGGCCGCCCAGAGGTCGTAGAGGTGAAGGCCTACGGCCTCCCGGAGGACCAGCTGCTAGCCCTAGCCGCGGCAGCCGAGAAGAGGAGCGAGCACCCGATAGCAAGATCCATCGTGGAAGCAGCCAGCAGGGCTGGGGCCGAGCCCCCGGAGCTAGAGAGCTTCACACCGATCCCCGGCCAGGGCGTCGTAGCAGTAGTCTCCGGCAGGACAGTGGCAGTGGGCAACGAGAAGCTGATGAAGGGCTTCGAGGTGGACACCTCCCGGGCCGAGAAGGACGCAGAGAGGCTCCGCGAGCTAGGCGCGACAATAGTATACGTCGCGGTAGACGGCCAGCTAGCCGGCATACTAGCGGTCGCCGACAAGCCTAGGCCCCACGCACGCGAGGTCATCGAGACCCTGCGCCGCATGGGGCTACGCGTAGCAATGCTGACCGGCGACAACCGGACAACAGCCCACGCCGTGGCCAGGCAACTGGGCATAGACCACGTCATAGCCGAGGCAAGCCCAGAGGACAAGGCGGACGAGATACGCAGGCTTCAGCGCAGCGGCGAGGTCGTAGCGATGGTCGGCGACGGGGTCAACGACGCGGCGAGCCTCGCACAGGCCGACGTAGGCATAGCCATGGGGCGAGGCACCGACATAGCCAAGGAGGCCGGCGACATAGTCCTCGTACGCGACGACCTACGCGGAGTCATAACAGCCATAAGGGCCGCCAGGGGCATCTACAGGCTCATCAAGCTAAACCTCCTCTGGGCCTTCCTCTACAACGCAACCCTAATCCCAATCGCGGCAGGCGCACTCTACTCCTCACACGGAGTCATGCTGCGCCCAGAGGCAGCGGCAGCAGCCATGGCGCTAAGCTCCATATCCGTGACCCTCAACACGCTAATCCTAAGCAAGCGCATAATACGGTGA
- a CDS encoding YHS domain-containing protein: MASHEAVDPVCGMKVDPQKTPYRTVYRGRIYYFCSPMCKKEFEKNPDYYLEHGPQGMPGHNHG; this comes from the coding sequence ATGGCCAGCCACGAGGCGGTGGACCCCGTCTGCGGGATGAAGGTAGACCCCCAGAAGACGCCCTACAGGACAGTCTACCGGGGCCGGATATACTACTTCTGCAGCCCGATGTGCAAGAAGGAGTTCGAGAAGAACCCAGACTACTACCTAGAGCACGGCCCACAGGGCATGCCAGGCCACAACCACGGCTAG
- a CDS encoding mechanosensitive ion channel family protein: MAESLARLLETVGVYLYKGAVFTAVLLVGVAVSMLVRRMVRRTLELSQLPMAVVDVASKLSYYALVALAGVIALGVAGFDVTGFAFAGSLIGVALGFASQTVASNFFSGLFLYFDKPLRPGDVVELPEMGIMGRVEDITMFSTRITTLDGLRVRVPNESVFRSTIKNLYSHPVRRIEYRVGISYRSSIEEARRAILRVLEGHPLVLAEPAPRVFVEELGDSAVVLRVMFWVPSLKWLEVKWELLGRIKEELDRAGVEIPFPQRVVWLKMEQGAGEPGEAVPGAPAAGLEDALAGATGGS; encoded by the coding sequence GTGGCTGAGTCGCTTGCGCGGCTGCTGGAGACGGTGGGCGTCTACCTCTACAAGGGCGCGGTGTTCACAGCGGTTCTGCTCGTGGGCGTAGCTGTGTCTATGCTTGTCCGGCGTATGGTGCGGCGTACGCTTGAGCTGAGCCAGCTGCCGATGGCTGTGGTGGATGTGGCGTCTAAGCTGAGCTACTACGCGCTGGTCGCGCTGGCGGGGGTTATCGCGCTCGGTGTGGCTGGGTTCGATGTGACGGGGTTCGCGTTCGCTGGTAGCCTGATAGGCGTGGCTCTGGGTTTCGCGAGCCAGACTGTGGCGTCGAACTTCTTTAGCGGCCTCTTCCTCTACTTCGATAAGCCGCTGCGGCCCGGGGACGTAGTGGAGCTGCCCGAGATGGGTATAATGGGCCGGGTCGAGGACATAACCATGTTCTCTACGCGTATAACTACGCTCGACGGGCTCCGGGTCCGCGTCCCCAACGAGTCCGTGTTCCGGAGCACCATCAAGAACCTCTACAGCCACCCTGTCCGGAGGATAGAGTACCGGGTCGGGATAAGCTACCGGAGCAGCATAGAGGAGGCCCGGAGGGCGATACTCCGGGTCCTCGAGGGGCACCCCCTGGTCCTAGCGGAGCCCGCGCCCAGGGTCTTCGTGGAGGAGCTGGGCGATAGCGCTGTGGTGCTCCGGGTGATGTTCTGGGTGCCTAGCCTGAAGTGGCTAGAGGTGAAGTGGGAGCTACTGGGCAGGATAAAGGAGGAGCTGGACCGCGCTGGCGTGGAGATACCGTTCCCGCAGCGCGTAGTCTGGCTAAAGATGGAGCAGGGGGCCGGGGAGCCCGGGGAGGCGGTGCCGGGTGCACCAGCGGCCGGCCTGGAGGATGCTCTCGCGGGCGCTACTGGAGGCTCTTGA